One window from the genome of Paenibacillus azoreducens encodes:
- a CDS encoding SCP2 sterol-binding domain-containing protein, whose translation MTIKEELEQLAERMNAAPGPIESLHAVYRFNLGNSGTYEVIFENGRAAVFNEATGQADCTLTLSEKNFYKLLEDDLNTTMAFMTGSLKVDGKLGLALKLQDILKQYK comes from the coding sequence ATGACCATTAAAGAAGAACTGGAGCAGCTTGCGGAGCGGATGAATGCAGCTCCGGGGCCGATCGAATCCCTTCATGCCGTATACCGGTTTAATCTGGGAAACAGCGGCACATATGAGGTTATTTTCGAGAACGGTCGCGCGGCCGTTTTCAATGAAGCGACCGGTCAAGCTGACTGCACGTTGACACTATCAGAGAAAAACTTCTATAAGCTGCTCGAAGACGACTTGAATACGACCATGGCATTTATGACGGGATCGCTGAAGGTGGACGGCAAGCTGGGGCTGGCGCTCAAGCTGCAGGATATACTGAAGCAGTACAAATAA
- a CDS encoding aminoglycoside 6-adenylyltransferase, producing MRTYQEMMDLILNIAKQDERIRAVIMNGSRTNPNAPKDPFQDYDIVYLVTETDSFLHDPQWVDAFGERIIMQTPEDMELFPPANNGHFAYLMLFADGNRIDLTLVPIDEKESCCRADKLTLILLDKDRSLPEIAPPTDEDYWVQRPSAAFFADCCNEFWWVSTYVAKGLWRNEILYALDHLHIIRQMLVKMLEWQVGIQTDFAVSTGKNGKYLQKYMAEPSWKELLSTYPGGSCEEAWISLFAMCKLFRSSSLFVAERLGFEYPARDDQRVSAYLEQVRSLPSDAAEIF from the coding sequence ATGAGAACATACCAGGAAATGATGGATTTGATTTTGAATATTGCCAAACAAGATGAACGGATTCGCGCAGTGATCATGAACGGATCGCGTACCAATCCGAATGCGCCCAAAGATCCATTCCAGGATTACGATATCGTCTATCTCGTAACGGAAACAGATTCGTTTCTTCATGATCCGCAGTGGGTAGATGCTTTCGGGGAAAGAATCATCATGCAAACACCGGAAGATATGGAACTGTTCCCGCCTGCAAACAACGGACATTTTGCATACTTGATGCTGTTTGCGGACGGCAACCGGATCGATCTGACATTGGTTCCTATTGATGAAAAAGAAAGCTGCTGCCGCGCGGATAAACTAACCCTTATTCTCCTCGACAAGGACCGAAGCTTACCCGAAATCGCGCCGCCAACCGATGAGGATTATTGGGTTCAGCGCCCTTCTGCCGCTTTTTTTGCCGACTGCTGCAATGAATTCTGGTGGGTTTCTACGTACGTAGCCAAAGGGCTGTGGAGAAACGAAATCCTGTATGCGCTCGATCATTTGCATATCATCAGACAAATGCTCGTCAAAATGCTGGAATGGCAGGTGGGCATTCAAACGGATTTTGCGGTAAGCACCGGCAAAAACGGCAAATACCTTCAAAAGTATATGGCGGAGCCAAGCTGGAAGGAACTGCTTTCCACGTATCCGGGAGGAAGCTGCGAAGAAGCATGGATATCCTTGTTTGCGATGTGCAAGCTGTTTCGAAGCAGCTCTTTATTCGTTGCGGAACGCCTCGGATTCGAGTATCCGGCTCGTGATGATCAGCGTGTTTCGGCTTATTTGGAACAGGTGCGCTCCCTTCCGTCCGATGCGGCAGAGATCTTTTAG
- a CDS encoding SDR family oxidoreductase: MEPFSKDLLKDKVVLITGGGTGLGRAMGERFLQLGAKLAITGRREEVLQQTSAEFSANGYSVYFKPCDVRDPLQISDLIDAVESHFGGLDILVNNAAGNFISPTERLSTRAVDAVLGIVLHGTFYATLEVGKRWIEQQRPGTMLNIVTTYASSGSGYVVPSAAAKAGVLALTRSLAVEWAPYGIRQVAIAPGPFPTEGAWSRLTPTPELESRMLDRIPLKRVGNPEELTNLAAFLVSDYAAYINGEVVTIDGGEWLQGAGQFNDLRQVTSEQWDTLAQMTRKGK; the protein is encoded by the coding sequence ATGGAGCCATTTTCGAAGGATTTGCTAAAAGACAAGGTTGTATTGATTACCGGGGGCGGGACCGGATTGGGCCGTGCCATGGGAGAGAGATTTTTACAGCTTGGTGCCAAGCTGGCCATTACCGGACGGCGTGAAGAGGTATTGCAGCAAACATCCGCCGAATTTTCTGCAAACGGTTACAGCGTGTATTTCAAGCCTTGCGATGTCCGCGATCCATTACAAATCAGTGATCTTATCGATGCGGTGGAATCCCATTTTGGCGGCTTGGATATCCTCGTCAACAATGCGGCAGGCAACTTTATCAGTCCAACCGAAAGACTGTCGACCCGTGCCGTAGACGCTGTCCTAGGCATCGTGCTGCATGGCACCTTTTATGCTACGCTTGAAGTAGGAAAGCGCTGGATTGAGCAACAACGGCCCGGTACCATGCTGAATATCGTGACCACCTATGCCTCCAGCGGATCTGGGTATGTCGTACCTTCCGCTGCAGCCAAAGCCGGCGTTCTGGCCCTCACCCGCTCGCTAGCGGTCGAATGGGCTCCATACGGCATACGTCAGGTTGCCATTGCCCCGGGGCCTTTTCCGACAGAAGGCGCTTGGTCGCGGCTGACCCCCACTCCGGAGCTGGAGTCCCGTATGTTGGACCGCATCCCTCTGAAGAGGGTTGGGAATCCAGAAGAATTGACTAATCTTGCAGCCTTCCTAGTCTCCGATTATGCAGCATACATTAATGGCGAAGTGGTGACGATTGATGGCGGCGAATGGCTTCAAGGCGCGGGACAATTCAACGATCTGCGCCAAGTGACCTCTGAACAATGGGACACCCTCGCCCAAATGACCCGGAAAGGAAAGTAA
- a CDS encoding 2Fe-2S iron-sulfur cluster-binding protein has translation MPTVFVEGRDPIQVEEGTKLVLALEDHGVDILHRCGGNARCTTCRIELLEGDAGPMEAPEAEILEKKGITEPNVRLSCQIRVHSDLKVKPVMTVSETGMDAGKRPEE, from the coding sequence ATGCCAACGGTTTTTGTAGAGGGGCGGGATCCGATTCAGGTGGAAGAAGGAACGAAGCTGGTGCTTGCACTGGAGGATCATGGAGTCGACATCTTGCACCGCTGCGGCGGAAACGCAAGATGCACTACCTGCCGTATTGAGCTTCTGGAAGGCGATGCCGGGCCGATGGAGGCGCCGGAAGCTGAAATTTTGGAGAAAAAGGGGATAACTGAACCCAATGTCCGCTTGTCCTGCCAGATCCGGGTACATAGCGACCTCAAGGTAAAGCCGGTGATGACCGTATCCGAAACGGGGATGGATGCGGGGAAAAGACCGGAAGAATAA
- a CDS encoding lytic polysaccharide monooxygenase has translation MTTLRLPNNRLTKWLVAGGMLLFMMALMLMIADRASAHGYVNSPSSRAYLCKTGDNTNCGPIMYEPQSLEAPKGFPAAGPADGKIASANGAFPDLDAQSATRWKKVSISPGTNTFTWTLTARHATTSWKYYITKQNWNPNAPLTRDSFDLTPFCSVNYNGVQPPGTYSDTCTVPSRTGYQVILAVWEIADTGNAFYNVIDVDFGGGSPGDTTPPTAPTGLAVSNITSTGATLSWGASTDNVGVTGYKVYNGSTLVTTTGGNTLSYNVTGLTPSTSYTFNVKAVDAAGNTSPASNAVTFTTSPLPPADTEPPTAPTGLQVNGTPTSSSISLSWNASTDNVGVAGYRIYTGTTLAGTVSGTTLSYTVTGLTAKTSYTFTVRAFDAAGNESPNSNAVTATTADGPAAAPWAPNVSYTVGTLVSYNGAIYECRQAHTSIVGWEPSNVPALWLLK, from the coding sequence ATGACAACGCTACGTTTACCGAACAACAGGCTTACGAAATGGTTAGTCGCTGGCGGCATGCTTTTGTTTATGATGGCTCTGATGCTGATGATTGCCGATCGCGCATCCGCCCACGGTTATGTGAATTCCCCCAGCAGCCGCGCCTATCTGTGTAAAACGGGCGATAACACGAATTGCGGCCCTATCATGTATGAGCCTCAAAGTCTTGAAGCACCCAAGGGCTTCCCTGCTGCCGGCCCCGCTGACGGTAAAATCGCAAGCGCAAACGGCGCATTCCCCGATCTGGACGCACAATCTGCAACCCGGTGGAAAAAAGTCAGCATCTCCCCTGGTACCAACACCTTCACCTGGACTCTGACGGCAAGACATGCCACAACCAGCTGGAAGTATTATATAACCAAACAAAACTGGAATCCGAATGCCCCGCTTACGCGCGATTCCTTTGACCTTACGCCATTTTGCTCCGTGAACTACAATGGCGTCCAACCTCCCGGAACATACTCCGACACGTGTACAGTCCCAAGCCGGACAGGCTATCAGGTGATTCTCGCAGTCTGGGAAATCGCGGATACGGGTAATGCCTTCTATAATGTTATTGATGTGGATTTTGGCGGAGGTTCGCCTGGGGATACAACACCTCCAACAGCGCCGACAGGACTCGCGGTTTCCAACATCACCAGCACCGGAGCAACTCTCTCCTGGGGAGCTTCAACCGATAACGTCGGGGTGACGGGATATAAAGTATATAACGGCTCCACGCTGGTGACGACAACCGGCGGCAATACGCTTAGCTATAATGTCACGGGACTTACGCCGAGCACTTCTTATACGTTTAACGTGAAGGCTGTAGACGCGGCAGGCAATACTTCGCCGGCCAGCAATGCCGTGACGTTTACTACCTCTCCGCTTCCACCTGCTGACACTGAGCCGCCAACCGCTCCAACCGGTCTTCAAGTCAACGGTACGCCTACCTCTTCTTCGATTTCTTTGTCCTGGAACGCATCTACGGATAATGTAGGGGTTGCCGGCTACCGTATTTACACAGGAACAACGCTTGCAGGCACTGTATCCGGAACGACGCTCAGTTATACCGTTACCGGACTGACTGCTAAAACGTCCTATACATTTACCGTTCGGGCCTTTGATGCCGCAGGCAATGAATCGCCAAACAGCAACGCAGTAACAGCGACTACCGCAGACGGTCCGGCAGCCGCTCCGTGGGCACCTAATGTTTCATATACAGTAGGTACCCTTGTATCTTACAATGGTGCAATTTACGAATGCCGCCAGGCGCATACGTCCATCGTTGGTTGGGAGCCATCGAACGTTCCTGCGCTCTGGCTTTTGAAATAA
- a CDS encoding MFS transporter — protein sequence MNKWNKSALLIFGIGFSNLGNWIYFVAINLLIIQITGSAAAVAGYFVVKPIAMLLTNLWAGSVIDRVNIRKLMIGVDVIRGLLIAVIPLLPSIWMIYAVTFMVSIAGSFFGPASNVYIAKLVPESRRQRFNSIMSMTNSGAFLLGPAISGLLINLTNTSFSIFFNAASFFVCAFFIYLLPNVHMDRKESHERMRFRMLVEDWKIVLRFVKASTFFTSIFVLMQVAMFIGFSIDSQEATYIKMHLKLSEKDYGNLLSLTGIGSLSGSFLATLLSKRLSYRLFITAGLLVTSLCYLWFYASWSFFSATAAFMLLGFSMSFASSGYATFFQKHVPADIMGRFGSLADMSQSIITIVLTLLVGFLSELFSVQMVCIIAAGIAAVVCGVLIVKSFSAAGSRFFLLKGERLQVKNGADIGA from the coding sequence ATGAATAAATGGAACAAATCGGCATTGCTAATTTTCGGTATCGGATTTTCCAACTTGGGTAACTGGATTTACTTTGTGGCCATAAACCTGCTTATCATTCAAATCACGGGTTCTGCGGCAGCGGTTGCGGGGTATTTTGTTGTCAAACCGATTGCCATGCTGCTGACCAATTTATGGGCAGGAAGTGTGATCGACCGCGTAAATATCCGCAAGCTGATGATCGGCGTCGACGTCATCCGCGGGCTGCTTATTGCCGTCATACCGCTGCTGCCTTCCATTTGGATGATCTATGCGGTTACTTTTATGGTGAGCATCGCCGGATCCTTTTTTGGTCCAGCTTCGAATGTGTATATCGCCAAACTCGTTCCGGAAAGCCGCCGCCAACGCTTTAATTCCATCATGAGCATGACAAACTCGGGAGCGTTTTTGCTTGGGCCGGCCATTTCGGGACTCCTCATTAATCTGACCAATACGAGTTTCAGTATTTTTTTTAACGCAGCAAGCTTTTTTGTGTGCGCATTCTTCATCTATCTGCTCCCGAATGTACATATGGATCGGAAAGAGAGCCATGAACGGATGCGTTTCCGCATGTTGGTGGAAGATTGGAAGATCGTGCTGCGCTTTGTTAAAGCATCGACTTTTTTTACGAGCATATTTGTCCTGATGCAGGTGGCCATGTTCATCGGTTTTTCGATCGATTCTCAGGAAGCCACGTACATAAAAATGCATTTGAAGCTATCTGAAAAAGATTATGGCAATCTGCTAAGCTTGACGGGTATTGGTTCGCTTTCCGGTTCTTTTCTGGCAACGCTGCTGTCTAAAAGATTATCTTATCGTCTTTTTATCACTGCGGGACTTCTGGTTACCAGCCTTTGCTATTTGTGGTTTTATGCTTCTTGGAGTTTCTTTTCGGCTACGGCTGCGTTCATGCTGCTGGGATTTTCGATGTCTTTTGCAAGCTCGGGTTATGCAACCTTCTTTCAAAAACATGTACCTGCCGATATCATGGGCCGATTCGGAAGTTTGGCCGATATGTCGCAAAGCATCATTACCATTGTGCTGACGCTTCTGGTGGGATTTTTGTCAGAGCTTTTCTCGGTTCAAATGGTCTGCATCATTGCTGCGGGAATTGCTGCGGTAGTGTGCGGAGTATTGATTGTCAAATCCTTCTCTGCCGCCGGCAGCCGTTTTTTTCTCTTGAAAGGGGAACGTTTGCAGGTTAAAAACGGGGCTGACATAGGCGCTTAA
- a CDS encoding YebC/PmpR family DNA-binding transcriptional regulator, whose protein sequence is MGRKWNNIKEKKASKDANTSRIYAKFGREIYVVAKQGEPDPESNRALKVVLERAKTYNVPKAIIDRALEKARGNSDEIYDELRYEGFGPNGSMVIVDALTNNVNRTASEVRAAFNKNGGNLGVSGSVAYMFDQTAVIGIEGKTADEVLELMMEADVDVRDIIEEDEAVIVYAEPDQFQAVQDAFKAAGITEFTIAELTMLAQTHLTLPADVLPQFEKMIDVLEDLEDVQHVYHNVEFDEE, encoded by the coding sequence ATGGGTCGTAAGTGGAATAATATCAAAGAAAAGAAAGCTTCGAAAGACGCAAATACAAGCCGTATATATGCCAAATTTGGCCGTGAGATTTATGTGGTTGCCAAACAGGGCGAACCCGATCCGGAATCGAACCGCGCACTGAAGGTTGTTCTGGAACGCGCGAAAACATACAATGTGCCGAAAGCCATTATTGACCGCGCATTGGAAAAGGCGAGAGGCAATTCAGACGAAATATATGACGAACTCCGTTATGAAGGTTTTGGTCCCAACGGATCGATGGTTATCGTAGACGCACTCACGAATAACGTTAACCGTACAGCATCCGAAGTCCGTGCGGCATTTAATAAGAACGGCGGAAATCTTGGCGTCAGCGGTTCCGTTGCTTATATGTTTGACCAAACCGCCGTCATCGGCATTGAAGGCAAAACGGCTGACGAAGTGCTTGAACTGATGATGGAAGCGGACGTTGATGTGCGCGATATCATCGAGGAAGACGAAGCCGTTATCGTATACGCCGAACCGGATCAGTTCCAGGCGGTTCAAGACGCTTTCAAGGCTGCAGGCATTACGGAATTTACTATCGCCGAACTGACGATGCTTGCGCAAACTCATTTGACGCTGCCGGCGGATGTCCTGCCGCAGTTCGAGAAAATGATCGATGTGCTTGAAGATCTGGAAGACGTTCAGCATGTATATCATAACGTCGAATTCGACGAGGAATAA
- a CDS encoding LacI family DNA-binding transcriptional regulator, with amino-acid sequence MAKLKDIAERVGVSISTVSRAFSNDTSRPVNEETKRKIREVARELGYRIQEEVQAESGTAHKHIACVIPQQLIENHPYFSEVLAGFHDRMNELGHPPAIVRTLDEVSGSDGIQSLIRESGIQGVVIISWYDPKLIERLEEEGIAILGVSLNDERLTVPIVDCDRIFSARMAVRHLIGQGHRRIGFIGGPAYSRKMDDDERFVGYKFAMMEAGLSLPEGWIVNTNWDVDLSYSLLTGLLSNHPKNEWPTAFFCASDMLAIPAMRAVVEQDGRIPQDIAFVGMDDISFAQYTNPPLSSIHVPKYEIGRVAAQFMIDYLDGDYPALPKILLPCRLIIRESSSCIRTENY; translated from the coding sequence TTGGCGAAACTGAAGGATATCGCAGAGCGGGTTGGCGTGTCCATATCGACCGTCTCCCGAGCGTTCAGCAATGATACAAGCCGTCCGGTAAATGAGGAAACGAAGCGGAAAATCAGGGAAGTCGCGCGTGAACTCGGCTACCGAATTCAAGAGGAAGTTCAAGCGGAGTCCGGTACCGCCCACAAGCATATCGCCTGCGTCATACCACAGCAGTTGATCGAAAACCACCCGTATTTCAGCGAGGTTCTTGCCGGATTTCACGATCGCATGAATGAACTCGGCCATCCTCCGGCCATTGTCCGGACCTTGGATGAAGTGAGCGGTTCCGACGGAATCCAGAGTTTGATTCGGGAGTCGGGAATACAGGGGGTTGTCATTATTAGCTGGTATGATCCCAAACTGATCGAGCGGCTAGAAGAGGAGGGCATTGCCATCTTGGGGGTCAGTTTGAACGATGAAAGACTGACCGTGCCTATCGTAGACTGCGACCGCATTTTTTCCGCAAGGATGGCTGTCCGCCATTTGATTGGACAAGGCCATCGCCGGATCGGTTTTATCGGGGGACCTGCATACTCCCGGAAGATGGACGATGACGAACGGTTTGTCGGGTACAAATTCGCCATGATGGAAGCTGGTTTGAGTTTGCCCGAGGGCTGGATCGTCAATACGAACTGGGACGTGGATCTTAGCTACAGCTTGCTGACGGGACTACTTTCCAACCATCCTAAAAATGAATGGCCTACGGCCTTCTTTTGCGCCAGCGATATGCTTGCCATTCCGGCTATGCGGGCCGTTGTCGAGCAAGACGGACGGATCCCACAGGATATCGCATTTGTCGGCATGGACGATATCTCATTTGCGCAATATACGAATCCTCCGCTATCTTCGATACATGTGCCCAAATACGAAATTGGAAGGGTAGCCGCGCAGTTCATGATCGATTATTTGGATGGGGATTATCCGGCGCTGCCAAAAATTCTGCTGCCATGCCGATTGATTATCCGCGAGTCTTCAAGCTGTATACGTACAGAAAATTATTAG
- a CDS encoding ABC transporter permease: MKGSTLAGTLPETKRESKRKWSRIARNWQLYLLILPVVAYYILFHYVPMYGIQIAFKDFIATKGITGSPWVGTEHFERFFHSYFFWRLIKNTLGLGLYSLAVGFPIPIILALLMNEAKSAKFKKFVQTVTYAPHFLSTVVVVGMMMIFLSPRYGMVNHLITMFGGHPINFMAEPGWFKSLYVFSDVWQTMGWSSIIYLAALAGIDNQLHEAARVDGAGRLRRIWHINLPGIRPTIIILLILNIGSIMGIGFEKVLLMQNNLNMETSDIISTYVYRAGIQGAEYSFSAAIGLFNSVINFILLISVNWVTKRMSDTSLW; the protein is encoded by the coding sequence ATTAAAGGATCTACGCTTGCCGGAACACTACCGGAAACAAAGCGGGAATCCAAACGAAAATGGAGCCGCATTGCGCGAAACTGGCAGTTGTATTTGCTCATATTGCCTGTTGTTGCCTATTACATCCTGTTTCACTATGTGCCGATGTACGGCATCCAAATCGCATTTAAGGATTTTATCGCCACCAAAGGGATTACAGGCAGCCCATGGGTGGGCACCGAGCACTTTGAACGATTTTTCCACAGTTATTTCTTTTGGCGGTTGATCAAAAATACGCTGGGACTCGGTCTCTACAGCCTTGCAGTAGGATTCCCGATCCCGATCATTCTGGCGCTGCTGATGAATGAGGCCAAATCGGCCAAATTCAAAAAATTCGTTCAAACCGTCACTTATGCGCCGCATTTTCTGTCAACGGTCGTCGTGGTCGGCATGATGATGATTTTCTTATCGCCGCGTTACGGGATGGTCAATCATTTGATCACGATGTTTGGGGGCCATCCGATCAACTTTATGGCGGAACCCGGCTGGTTTAAATCGCTGTATGTATTTTCCGATGTATGGCAGACGATGGGATGGAGTTCGATTATTTATCTGGCCGCCCTGGCCGGGATAGACAATCAGCTGCATGAAGCGGCCCGCGTGGACGGAGCCGGAAGATTGCGGCGGATCTGGCATATTAACCTGCCCGGTATCCGGCCGACGATTATTATCCTGCTTATTTTGAATATCGGCAGCATCATGGGCATCGGTTTCGAGAAAGTGCTCCTGATGCAAAACAACCTGAACATGGAAACCTCGGACATCATCTCAACCTATGTATACCGCGCGGGGATCCAAGGAGCCGAATACAGCTTTTCCGCCGCCATTGGATTGTTTAATTCCGTCATTAACTTTATCTTGTTGATCTCTGTCAACTGGGTTACAAAACGCATGAGCGACACAAGTCTATGGTGA
- a CDS encoding carbohydrate ABC transporter permease, with product MLLESRGDRVFNALIYLILGLVTIIVLYPLVFVFSASISDPQTVLRGEMLLWPKGINLNSYAKIFQNKDILSGFSNTLLYTSVGTLINLGMTIIAAYPLSRKDFVGRNWFMGLFVFTMFFGGGLIPTYLLIKDLGMLNSFWVMIIPNAVSIWNIIIMRTFFQQSIPYELQEAATIDGCSNIQILNRIILPLSMPIIAVMILFYAVGHWNAFFNALLYLSDKDKFPLQLILREILIQGQTSDMVKMSTESAIKQQREVEGIKYAVLVVANIPVLILYPFLQRYFVKGVMIGAIKG from the coding sequence ATGCTTTTGGAATCCCGGGGCGACCGCGTTTTTAATGCCTTGATTTATCTCATTCTCGGATTGGTTACCATCATTGTGTTATATCCGCTCGTATTTGTGTTCAGCGCATCCATTAGCGATCCGCAGACGGTTCTGCGCGGGGAGATGCTGCTGTGGCCGAAAGGAATCAACCTGAATTCCTATGCCAAAATTTTTCAAAACAAAGATATTCTATCCGGTTTTTCCAACACGCTGCTGTATACTTCCGTCGGTACGCTGATTAACCTGGGCATGACCATCATAGCGGCGTATCCGCTGTCGCGGAAGGATTTTGTGGGAAGAAACTGGTTTATGGGGCTTTTTGTGTTCACGATGTTTTTTGGGGGCGGCTTGATCCCGACGTATCTGTTGATTAAAGACCTTGGGATGCTGAACTCGTTTTGGGTCATGATTATTCCGAATGCGGTGTCGATTTGGAACATTATCATTATGCGCACCTTTTTTCAGCAGTCCATTCCTTACGAACTGCAGGAGGCGGCGACGATCGACGGCTGCTCCAACATTCAAATTTTGAACCGCATCATTTTGCCTCTGTCGATGCCGATTATCGCGGTGATGATTCTGTTTTATGCCGTCGGCCACTGGAATGCGTTCTTCAACGCGCTTTTGTATCTCTCGGATAAGGATAAGTTCCCGCTCCAACTGATCCTGCGCGAAATTCTGATTCAGGGGCAAACCAGCGACATGGTCAAAATGTCCACCGAATCGGCGATCAAGCAGCAGCGCGAGGTGGAGGGAATTAAATACGCGGTGCTTGTTGTGGCCAATATTCCGGTGCTGATTTTGTATCCTTTCCTGCAAAGATATTTTGTCAAAGGCGTAATGATTGGTGCCATCAAAGGGTAA
- a CDS encoding extracellular solute-binding protein, translating to MKGSKRGKMLLACLVSMTVLAGCGSGKSDDAGGGKAKDAEQAKINANGFPIVNDNMTVSAFAAKFFANADWNKIRLWTDYEKKTNIHVNWETVQTETLKEKRNLLLAGNDYPELFYASAFSRSDLLKYGKQGVFLPLNDLIDKYAPNFKALMDKYPIIAKGITMPDGNIYGLPTVYDPEFKSVLYGTPWVKQEWLDKLGLKQPESLDDFYNMLKAFKEKDPNGNGQKDEIAWGAVGTTGIVNYLRGSFGLNNHGTSNINVDTDPETGKVRFIPTDPRYKELLQFVNKLYKDGLLEQDIVSVKSTEVDSKGMEGLIGVVDNVDPVAIYNQKGYVGLNVLKGPHGDQQYTAYGSPLGNIGMFVLTDKAKNPEAMIRWMDYFYSDEGIKLFFMGWKDETYTEGANGSVDYTDEIKNNPNGLNLDQAIGQYLIWPGGYYPGFVKQQYFKGAEGLPTSVENAKKAEPYALKQDQVWPPFNFTQDEQSELTTIQTDIDTYVLEMRDKFITGNESFDNWDQYVAALDKMGVKRYVEIYQSAAERYAK from the coding sequence ATGAAGGGAAGCAAAAGGGGGAAAATGCTGCTGGCCTGCTTGGTTTCCATGACTGTTCTGGCAGGATGCGGCTCTGGCAAGTCAGATGATGCGGGAGGAGGCAAGGCGAAGGATGCGGAGCAAGCCAAGATCAACGCAAACGGTTTTCCGATTGTGAATGACAACATGACGGTGTCGGCTTTTGCCGCCAAATTTTTTGCCAACGCGGATTGGAATAAAATCAGGTTGTGGACCGATTACGAGAAAAAGACCAATATCCATGTGAATTGGGAAACCGTCCAGACCGAAACATTAAAAGAAAAACGGAATCTGCTGCTGGCCGGTAACGATTATCCGGAATTGTTTTATGCGTCTGCTTTCTCGCGGTCGGATCTGCTGAAATACGGAAAACAGGGAGTTTTTCTCCCGCTGAATGATTTGATTGACAAATATGCCCCTAACTTCAAGGCGCTGATGGACAAATACCCGATTATCGCCAAGGGCATCACGATGCCGGATGGCAACATTTACGGTCTACCGACCGTTTACGATCCCGAATTTAAATCCGTCTTGTACGGTACGCCTTGGGTGAAGCAGGAGTGGCTGGATAAGCTGGGGTTAAAGCAGCCGGAGTCGCTCGACGATTTTTACAATATGCTAAAAGCGTTTAAGGAAAAGGATCCGAACGGTAACGGCCAGAAGGATGAAATCGCTTGGGGAGCCGTCGGCACGACCGGTATCGTCAACTATTTGCGGGGTTCCTTCGGACTGAACAATCACGGTACTTCCAACATCAACGTCGATACGGATCCGGAAACCGGCAAGGTGCGGTTTATCCCGACTGATCCGCGATACAAGGAACTGTTGCAATTTGTCAACAAGCTTTATAAAGACGGCCTGCTGGAGCAGGACATCGTGTCGGTCAAGAGCACCGAAGTGGATTCCAAAGGGATGGAAGGACTGATCGGCGTGGTCGACAATGTCGATCCGGTGGCGATTTACAATCAAAAAGGTTATGTCGGACTGAACGTATTAAAGGGGCCGCATGGTGACCAGCAATATACCGCTTACGGTTCCCCGCTCGGCAACATCGGCATGTTCGTGCTCACGGATAAGGCAAAAAACCCTGAAGCGATGATCAGATGGATGGATTACTTCTACAGCGACGAAGGCATCAAACTTTTCTTCATGGGCTGGAAGGATGAAACCTACACCGAAGGCGCAAACGGCAGCGTCGATTATACGGATGAAATTAAAAACAACCCGAATGGCCTGAATTTGGACCAAGCGATTGGGCAATATTTGATTTGGCCTGGCGGTTATTACCCCGGTTTTGTGAAGCAGCAGTATTTCAAAGGGGCTGAAGGCCTGCCGACTTCGGTCGAAAACGCCAAGAAAGCTGAGCCTTATGCATTGAAGCAGGATCAAGTCTGGCCGCCGTTCAACTTTACGCAGGACGAACAAAGCGAATTGACCACCATTCAAACCGATATTGATACCTATGTTTTGGAAATGAGAGACAAATTCATCACGGGTAATGAATCATTCGATAACTGGGACCAATACGTTGCGGCACTGGATAAAATGGGCGTTAAACGGTATGTGGAGATCTATCAATCCGCTGCCGAGCGTTATGCCAAATAA